The following are encoded together in the Manduca sexta isolate Smith_Timp_Sample1 chromosome 22, JHU_Msex_v1.0, whole genome shotgun sequence genome:
- the LOC115442608 gene encoding uncharacterized protein LOC115442608 isoform X4: MHSSKITKSSFSTIRTTPHKSVRVVTTTSSLSKRFNPCEGPMGVRQNPWTPTKRRGPIAAEAASPGPAVVSLPSLIGKPPPESRKPRAPAFTFGQKLDPAGTSAKAGPGPASYNTEGMTAKGRAVGPAASLHGRWPPPRVAPTPAPCDYEPSKAARAVLDHAPAFSIGLRVSLPQPGSKTPAPNTYSMPPVLGEAKEGSKRAAPAFSITGRGKSVESKTPMPGPGTYTTDKATSALTKRPPAFTMAPRREQKPATAAVPGPGVYCPEKADAFIREKSPKHTIASKMKLEKVDQVPAPNAYSPEKADRLLREKSPAFSFRTKTEIVKSHNAPAPNVYSPEKALNTLKSGPKYTLAGKGTAEKHEVTPAPNYYSPQKADKILHESAPAFSIRPKEHVEKIDQTPGPNFYAPEKSIHIMNGGPKFSIYGKAGSVKIDDTPAPNSYDPQKADKVLHENSPAYSFRIKEEIILRSESPAPNVYAPEKAMHILNATPKFTIAGKGPSNKIPNTPAPNVYNPEKADKVLHESSPAYTFRVKDQINKISDSPAPNVYAPEKSIHMLDHSPKFTIAGKGPAAKIDNIPAPNFYNPDKADKLLHDSSPAYTFRPKNNLDKPSDTPAPNMYDPHLLDNTPKFSMYGRGPDGKPSDTPGPNAYDPHLLDNTPKFSMYGRGPDGKPSDTPGPNAYDPHLLDNTPKFSMYGRGPDGKPSDTPGPNAYDPHLLDNTPKFSMYGRGPDGKPSDTPGPNAYDPHLLDNTPKFSMYGRGPDGKPSDTPGPNAYDPHLLDNTPKFSMYGRGPEGKPSNTPGPNAYDPHMPDGTPKYTISGKGQPEKIMVTPAPNAYSPEKADKVLLENSPAYTFRTKQPFHKPENTPAPNAYDPSKYDYMLDGAPKYTFGTKGPADKPSNNPAPNAYSPEKADKALHENSPAYTFRPKIDNNKINNTPAPNYYNPEKGENIMHHHSPAYTFRPKIADGKIPDTPGPTAYNPQIADKVIHQKTPAYTLSPKGKDGKPSDTPAPNVYNPQKADKILLDNAPRYSFRIKTNPHKPDDVPAPNKYNPDKADKVLLHNAPQYTFRVKPDTLKAINTPAPNTYRIPSVLDTPVYTISGRHKVPVDDRVKVPAPGTYSPEKVQINKTPQITFGIKHSPLLGQLKPREPYSPRVNEPPKDVKYNNVKKVTQVVEKFVEPSNEKVTKDIRNIDNDYNNDTYNNRTHITQIRENESRSTTVTPEPVQETLTQEIVWIPEKPVRRDSYTIDKPDASAGFTERYQNSEVVPTANGVIKMAESGERSGSSSEAHSREVIRKNGYEQNVERDVKNASAHERNQKASEEVRTGTEVQHLPNGGIAKTTTTTTVRRVGTADRTANASTTVTRTATAVTSRDVGVK; the protein is encoded by the exons ATGCATTCTTCTAAGATAACAAAATCTTCGTTTAGTACCATACGTACG ACACCACACAAATCTGTACGCGTGGTGACTACAACATCGTCACTCTCAAAGAGATTTAACCCCTGTGAGGGTCCAATGGGCGTTCGTCAGAATCCTTGGACTCCGACTAAACGGCGAGGACCCATCGCAGCCGAGGCCGCCAGTCCTGGGCCTGCTGTAGTTTCGCTGCCATCTCTTATAG GAAAACCACCGCCAGAATCTCGCAAGCCTCGTGCGCCTGCTTTCACTTTTGGGCAGAAACTGGATCCAGCAGGCACCAGCGCTAAGGCAGGCCCTGGACCGGCATCATACAATACAGAAGGCATGACAGCTAAAG GGCGTGCAGTTGGTCCAGCGGCGTCCCTCCACGGTCGCTGGCCGCCACCTCGCGTTGCCCCGACTCCGGCGCCTTGCGACTACGAACCAAGCAAGGCGGCTCGCGCAGTCCTCGACCATGCCCCTGCGTTTTCCATTGGCCTTCGTGTAAGCCTTCCACAGCCGGGAAGCAAAACGCCAG cGCCGAACACATATTCTATGCCACCGGTCCTCGGCGAGGCCAAGGAGGGCAGTAAACGAGCAGCGCCAGCATTTAGTATCACAGGCCGTGGTAAATCTGTAGAATCTAAAACTCCTATGCCCGGCCCTGGTACATATACTACTGATAAAGCGACATCTGCACTCACAAAACGTCCTCCAGCATTTACTATGGCTCCTCGAAGAGAGCAAAAGCCTGCCACCGCTGCCGTACCCGGCCCCGGAGTTTATTGTCCTGaaaag GCCGACGCTTTTATACGCGAAAAATCTCCGAAGCATACGATTGCAAGTAAGATGAAGCTTGAAAAAGTTGATCAAGTTCCTGCGCCTAATGCATACTCCCCTGAAAAAGCAGATCGTTTGCTGAGAGAGAAGTCGCCTGCTTTCTCGTTTAGAACTAAAACTGAGATTGTGAAGTCACACAATGCCCCTGCACCTAATGTTTACTCTCCAGAAAAAGCCTTAAACACGCTAAAAAGTGGTCCTAAATATACTTTGGCTGGAAAGGGTACTGCCGAGAAGCACGAAGTTACTCCGGCACCTAACTATTACAGCCCTCAAAAAGCAGATAAAATACTGCATGAAAGTGCGCCAGCTTTTTCAATACGACCTAAAGAACATGTTGAGAAAATTGATCAAACACCTGGACCGAATTTTTATGCCCCAGAGAAATCAATACACATAATGAATGGTGGGCCCAAATTTAGCATTTATGGTAAAGCTGGTTCTGTGAAGATAGATGACACTCCAGCTCCAAATAGTTACGACCCTCAGAAAGCAGACAAAGTCCTTCATGAAAATTCACCTGCTTATTCATTCCGTATTAAAGAGGAAATTATTTTGCGAAGTGAATCGCCAGCTCCTAATGTGTATGCTCCCGAGAAGGCCATGCATATTTTAAACGCAACCCCGAAATTTACTATTGCTGGCAAAGGACCTTCAAATAAAATCCCTAATACACCAGCCCCGAATGTATATAATCCTGAGAAAGCAGATAAAGTCTTGCACGAAAGTTCACCTGCTTATACATTTAGAGTGAAagatcaaattaataaaattagcgaCTCTCCAGCTCCTAATGTATATGCCCCGGAAAAGTCGATTCATATGCTCGATCATTCACCAAAATTTACAATTGCAGGAAAAGGACCTGCGGCCAAAATAGATAACATACCAGCTCCTAATTTCTACAATCCCGACAAAGCCGACAAATTGCTTCACGACTCATCTCCCGCATACACATTTAGACCTAAGAATAATTTGGACAAACCAAGTGATACTCCTGCCCCAAACATGTATGATCCCCATCTTCTCGATAATACTCCGAAATTTAGTATGTATGGTCGTGGTCCCGATGGAAAACCATCAGACACACCTGGACCAAATGCTTACGATCCTCATCTACTTGATAACACTCCAAAATTTAGTATGTATGGTCGCGGTCCTGATGGAAAACCTTCAGACACACCGGGTCCAAATGCTTACGATCCTCACTTACTAGATAACACTCCAAAATTTAGTATGTATGGTCGCGGTCCTGATGGAAAACCTTCAGACACACCGGGTCCAAATGCTTATGATCCTCATTTACTTGATAACACTCCCAAATTTAGTATGTACGGTCGTGGTCCCGATGGAAAACCATCAGACACTCCTGGTCCAAATGCTTACGATCCTCACCTACTTGATAATACTCCCAAATTTAGTATGTACGGTCGTGGTCCCGATGGAAAACCATCAGACACTCCTGGTCCAAATGCTTACGATCCTCACCTACTTGATAATACTCCCAAATTTAGTATGTACGGTCGCGGTCCGGAGGGGAAACCCTCTAATACACCGGGGCCGAATGCTTACGATCCACATATGCCTGATGGTACACCAAAGTACACCATTTCTGGTAAAGGACAACCTGAAAAGATTATGGTTACGCCAGCACCTAATGCTTACAGTCCAGAGAAAGCTGATAAGGTATTGCTAGAGAATTCTCCAGCATATACTTTCAGGACCAAACAACCGTTCCACAAGCCCGAAAATACACCAGCTCCGAATGCTTATGACCCTAGTAAATATGATTACATGTTGGATGGAGCACCAAAATATACTTTTGGAACAAAAGGACCTGCTGATAAACCTTCAAATAATCCCGCGCCTAATGCATATAGCCCAGAGAAAGCAGATAAGGCTCTTCATGAAAATTCACCAGCTTACACTTTCCGACCGAAaatagataacaataaaattaataatacaccTGCACCTAATTATTACAATCCAGAAAAAGGAGAGAATATAATGCATCATCATTCTCCAGCGTATACATTTAGGCCGAAAATTGCCGATGGAAAGATACCTGATACACCTGGACCTACAGCTTATAACCCGCAAATTGCCGATAAAGTTATACACCAAAAAACACCAGCTTATACCTTGTCACCAAAAGGCAAAGATGGCAAGCCTAGTGACACGCCTGCACCAAATGTTTACAATCCACAAAAGgccgataaaatattattagataatgCGCCTCGATACTCATTCCGAATCAAAACGAATCCGCACAAGCCCGATGACGTTCCAGCTCCCAACAAGTACAACCCTGACAAAGCCGATAAAGTACTGTTGCACAATGCCCCACAATATACTTTTAGAGTTAAACCAGATACTTTGAAGGCTATTAATACTCCCG CTCCTAACACCTACCGAATCCCTTCCGTGCTGGACACGCCAGTTTACACGATATCCGGTCGACACAAAGTGCCCGTCGACGATAGAGTTAAAGTGCCCGCTCCTGGTACCTACTCTCCAGAAAAG gtGCAGATCAATAAAACTCCACAAATCACTTTTGGCATCAAACATTCGCCACTACTGGGACAACTAAAACCTAGAGAGCCATATTCTCCTCGTGTGAATGAACCACCAAAGGATGTcaaatataacaatgtaaagAAAGTTACACAGGTAGTGGAGAAATTTGTCGAACCAAGCAACGAGAAAGTTACAAAAGATATTAGAAATATCGACAACGACTATAACAATGATACGTATAACAACCGCACTCACATCACTCAAATAAGAGAGAACGAATCAAGGAGCACAACGGTTACCCCGGAGCCTGTACAAGAAACATTAACTCAAGAGATCGTGTGGATCCCAGAGAAACCAGTTCGACGAGACTCGTACACTATTGACAAGCCAGATGCATCAGCGGGATTCACTGAGCGTTATCAGAACAGTGAAGTGGTACCTACGGCGAATGGTGTTATCAAAATGGCCGAAAGTGGAGAACGTAGTGGAAGTTCTTCAGAAGCGCACAGTCGGGAAGTTATAAGGAAAAATGGTTACGAACAAAATGTAGAAAGAGATGTGAAAAATGCTAGTGCACATGAGAGAAATCAGAAAGCCAGCGAAGAAGTGCGCACTGGCACTGAGGTGCAACATTTGCCTAATGGAGGAATAGCTAAGACGACAACAACTACTACTGTTAGAAGAGTGGGAACTGCTGACCGTACAGCAAATGCTAGCACTACCGTCACGCGCACTGCAACAGCTGTCACGTCACGAGACGTTGGCGTTAAATAA
- the LOC115442608 gene encoding uncharacterized protein LOC115442608 isoform X3 encodes MHSSKITKSSFSTIRTTPHKSVRVVTTTSSLSKRFNPCEGPMGVRQNPWTPTKRRGPIAAEAASPGPAVVSLPSLIGKPPPESRKPRAPAFTFGQKLDPAGTSAKAGPGPASYNTEGMTAKAPNTYSMPPVLGEAKEGSKRAAPAFSITGRGKSVESKTPMPGPGTYTTDKATSALTKRPPAFTMAPRREQKPATAAVPGPGVYCPEKADAFIREKSPKHTIASKMKLEKVDQVPAPNAYSPEKADRLLREKSPAFSFRTKTEIVKSHNAPAPNVYSPEKALNTLKSGPKYTLAGKGTAEKHEVTPAPNYYSPQKADKILHESAPAFSIRPKEHVEKIDQTPGPNFYAPEKSIHIMNGGPKFSIYGKAGSVKIDDTPAPNSYDPQKADKVLHENSPAYSFRIKEEIILRSESPAPNVYAPEKAMHILNATPKFTIAGKGPSNKIPNTPAPNVYNPEKADKVLHESSPAYTFRVKDQINKISDSPAPNVYAPEKSIHMLDHSPKFTIAGKGPAAKIDNIPAPNFYNPDKADKLLHDSSPAYTFRPKNNLDKPSDTPAPNMYDPHLLDNTPKFSMYGRGPDGKPSDTPGPNAYDPHLLDNTPKFSMYGRGPDGKPSDTPGPNAYDPHLLDNTPKFSMYGRGPDGKPSDTPGPNAYDPHLLDNTPKFSMYGRGPDGKPSDTPGPNAYDPHLLDNTPKFSMYGRGPDGKPSDTPGPNAYDPHLLDNTPKFSMYGRGPEGKPSNTPGPNAYDPHMPDGTPKYTISGKGQPEKIMVTPAPNAYSPEKADKVLLENSPAYTFRTKQPFHKPENTPAPNAYDPSKYDYMLDGAPKYTFGTKGPADKPSNNPAPNAYSPEKADKALHENSPAYTFRPKIDNNKINNTPAPNYYNPEKGENIMHHHSPAYTFRPKIADGKIPDTPGPTAYNPQIADKVIHQKTPAYTLSPKGKDGKPSDTPAPNVYNPQKADKILLDNAPRYSFRIKTNPHKPDDVPAPNKYNPDKADKVLLHNAPQYTFRVKPDTLKAINTPAPNAYTLPTPVQTPLYTISGRHKEPIDERLKVPAPGSYDPEKGYKFILTYSPQHTFGIKIHTNKFGDSPAPNTYRIPSVLDTPVYTISGRHKVPVDDRVKVPAPGTYSPEKVQINKTPQITFGIKHSPLLGQLKPREPYSPRVNEPPKDVKYNNVKKVTQVVEKFVEPSNEKVTKDIRNIDNDYNNDTYNNRTHITQIRENESRSTTVTPEPVQETLTQEIVWIPEKPVRRDSYTIDKPDASAGFTERYQNSEVVPTANGVIKMAESGERSGSSSEAHSREVIRKNGYEQNVERDVKNASAHERNQKASEEVRTGTEVQHLPNGGIAKTTTTTTVRRVGTADRTANASTTVTRTATAVTSRDVGVK; translated from the exons ATGCATTCTTCTAAGATAACAAAATCTTCGTTTAGTACCATACGTACG ACACCACACAAATCTGTACGCGTGGTGACTACAACATCGTCACTCTCAAAGAGATTTAACCCCTGTGAGGGTCCAATGGGCGTTCGTCAGAATCCTTGGACTCCGACTAAACGGCGAGGACCCATCGCAGCCGAGGCCGCCAGTCCTGGGCCTGCTGTAGTTTCGCTGCCATCTCTTATAG GAAAACCACCGCCAGAATCTCGCAAGCCTCGTGCGCCTGCTTTCACTTTTGGGCAGAAACTGGATCCAGCAGGCACCAGCGCTAAGGCAGGCCCTGGACCGGCATCATACAATACAGAAGGCATGACAGCTAAAG cGCCGAACACATATTCTATGCCACCGGTCCTCGGCGAGGCCAAGGAGGGCAGTAAACGAGCAGCGCCAGCATTTAGTATCACAGGCCGTGGTAAATCTGTAGAATCTAAAACTCCTATGCCCGGCCCTGGTACATATACTACTGATAAAGCGACATCTGCACTCACAAAACGTCCTCCAGCATTTACTATGGCTCCTCGAAGAGAGCAAAAGCCTGCCACCGCTGCCGTACCCGGCCCCGGAGTTTATTGTCCTGaaaag GCCGACGCTTTTATACGCGAAAAATCTCCGAAGCATACGATTGCAAGTAAGATGAAGCTTGAAAAAGTTGATCAAGTTCCTGCGCCTAATGCATACTCCCCTGAAAAAGCAGATCGTTTGCTGAGAGAGAAGTCGCCTGCTTTCTCGTTTAGAACTAAAACTGAGATTGTGAAGTCACACAATGCCCCTGCACCTAATGTTTACTCTCCAGAAAAAGCCTTAAACACGCTAAAAAGTGGTCCTAAATATACTTTGGCTGGAAAGGGTACTGCCGAGAAGCACGAAGTTACTCCGGCACCTAACTATTACAGCCCTCAAAAAGCAGATAAAATACTGCATGAAAGTGCGCCAGCTTTTTCAATACGACCTAAAGAACATGTTGAGAAAATTGATCAAACACCTGGACCGAATTTTTATGCCCCAGAGAAATCAATACACATAATGAATGGTGGGCCCAAATTTAGCATTTATGGTAAAGCTGGTTCTGTGAAGATAGATGACACTCCAGCTCCAAATAGTTACGACCCTCAGAAAGCAGACAAAGTCCTTCATGAAAATTCACCTGCTTATTCATTCCGTATTAAAGAGGAAATTATTTTGCGAAGTGAATCGCCAGCTCCTAATGTGTATGCTCCCGAGAAGGCCATGCATATTTTAAACGCAACCCCGAAATTTACTATTGCTGGCAAAGGACCTTCAAATAAAATCCCTAATACACCAGCCCCGAATGTATATAATCCTGAGAAAGCAGATAAAGTCTTGCACGAAAGTTCACCTGCTTATACATTTAGAGTGAAagatcaaattaataaaattagcgaCTCTCCAGCTCCTAATGTATATGCCCCGGAAAAGTCGATTCATATGCTCGATCATTCACCAAAATTTACAATTGCAGGAAAAGGACCTGCGGCCAAAATAGATAACATACCAGCTCCTAATTTCTACAATCCCGACAAAGCCGACAAATTGCTTCACGACTCATCTCCCGCATACACATTTAGACCTAAGAATAATTTGGACAAACCAAGTGATACTCCTGCCCCAAACATGTATGATCCCCATCTTCTCGATAATACTCCGAAATTTAGTATGTATGGTCGTGGTCCCGATGGAAAACCATCAGACACACCTGGACCAAATGCTTACGATCCTCATCTACTTGATAACACTCCAAAATTTAGTATGTATGGTCGCGGTCCTGATGGAAAACCTTCAGACACACCGGGTCCAAATGCTTACGATCCTCACTTACTAGATAACACTCCAAAATTTAGTATGTATGGTCGCGGTCCTGATGGAAAACCTTCAGACACACCGGGTCCAAATGCTTATGATCCTCATTTACTTGATAACACTCCCAAATTTAGTATGTACGGTCGTGGTCCCGATGGAAAACCATCAGACACTCCTGGTCCAAATGCTTACGATCCTCACCTACTTGATAATACTCCCAAATTTAGTATGTACGGTCGTGGTCCCGATGGAAAACCATCAGACACTCCTGGTCCAAATGCTTACGATCCTCACCTACTTGATAATACTCCCAAATTTAGTATGTACGGTCGCGGTCCGGAGGGGAAACCCTCTAATACACCGGGGCCGAATGCTTACGATCCACATATGCCTGATGGTACACCAAAGTACACCATTTCTGGTAAAGGACAACCTGAAAAGATTATGGTTACGCCAGCACCTAATGCTTACAGTCCAGAGAAAGCTGATAAGGTATTGCTAGAGAATTCTCCAGCATATACTTTCAGGACCAAACAACCGTTCCACAAGCCCGAAAATACACCAGCTCCGAATGCTTATGACCCTAGTAAATATGATTACATGTTGGATGGAGCACCAAAATATACTTTTGGAACAAAAGGACCTGCTGATAAACCTTCAAATAATCCCGCGCCTAATGCATATAGCCCAGAGAAAGCAGATAAGGCTCTTCATGAAAATTCACCAGCTTACACTTTCCGACCGAAaatagataacaataaaattaataatacaccTGCACCTAATTATTACAATCCAGAAAAAGGAGAGAATATAATGCATCATCATTCTCCAGCGTATACATTTAGGCCGAAAATTGCCGATGGAAAGATACCTGATACACCTGGACCTACAGCTTATAACCCGCAAATTGCCGATAAAGTTATACACCAAAAAACACCAGCTTATACCTTGTCACCAAAAGGCAAAGATGGCAAGCCTAGTGACACGCCTGCACCAAATGTTTACAATCCACAAAAGgccgataaaatattattagataatgCGCCTCGATACTCATTCCGAATCAAAACGAATCCGCACAAGCCCGATGACGTTCCAGCTCCCAACAAGTACAACCCTGACAAAGCCGATAAAGTACTGTTGCACAATGCCCCACAATATACTTTTAGAGTTAAACCAGATACTTTGAAGGCTATTAATACTCCCG CACCAAATGCCTATACTCTTCCCACACCTGTTCAAACGCCTTTATATACTATATCCGGTAGACATAAGGAACCTATTGATGAGCGCTTAAAAGTTCCTGCTCCTGGATCATATGACCCCGAAAAGGGGTATAAATTCATTTTGACTTATTCACCCCAGCATACATTTGGCATCAAGATACATACAAATAAGTTTGGCGATTCACCTG CTCCTAACACCTACCGAATCCCTTCCGTGCTGGACACGCCAGTTTACACGATATCCGGTCGACACAAAGTGCCCGTCGACGATAGAGTTAAAGTGCCCGCTCCTGGTACCTACTCTCCAGAAAAG gtGCAGATCAATAAAACTCCACAAATCACTTTTGGCATCAAACATTCGCCACTACTGGGACAACTAAAACCTAGAGAGCCATATTCTCCTCGTGTGAATGAACCACCAAAGGATGTcaaatataacaatgtaaagAAAGTTACACAGGTAGTGGAGAAATTTGTCGAACCAAGCAACGAGAAAGTTACAAAAGATATTAGAAATATCGACAACGACTATAACAATGATACGTATAACAACCGCACTCACATCACTCAAATAAGAGAGAACGAATCAAGGAGCACAACGGTTACCCCGGAGCCTGTACAAGAAACATTAACTCAAGAGATCGTGTGGATCCCAGAGAAACCAGTTCGACGAGACTCGTACACTATTGACAAGCCAGATGCATCAGCGGGATTCACTGAGCGTTATCAGAACAGTGAAGTGGTACCTACGGCGAATGGTGTTATCAAAATGGCCGAAAGTGGAGAACGTAGTGGAAGTTCTTCAGAAGCGCACAGTCGGGAAGTTATAAGGAAAAATGGTTACGAACAAAATGTAGAAAGAGATGTGAAAAATGCTAGTGCACATGAGAGAAATCAGAAAGCCAGCGAAGAAGTGCGCACTGGCACTGAGGTGCAACATTTGCCTAATGGAGGAATAGCTAAGACGACAACAACTACTACTGTTAGAAGAGTGGGAACTGCTGACCGTACAGCAAATGCTAGCACTACCGTCACGCGCACTGCAACAGCTGTCACGTCACGAGACGTTGGCGTTAAATAA